A region from the Benincasa hispida cultivar B227 chromosome 12, ASM972705v1, whole genome shotgun sequence genome encodes:
- the LOC120092861 gene encoding protein cornichon homolog 4-like: MADIYVWLLSFFFIIALLVLVVFQLMCLADLEFDYINPYDSSSRINKVVVPEFITQGVLCIFYLLSGHWIMSLFCIPYLYYNLRLYTQRKHLVDVTEIFNQLPWEKKQRLFKLIYLVSLLFLSIFWLIYSALEDHES; encoded by the exons ATGGCTGATATCTACGTCTGGCTCCTCtccttcttctttatcattgcGCTTCTCGTACTCGTCGTTTTCCAG CTAATGTGCTTAGCTGATCTTGAATTTGATTATATCAACCCTTATGACTCCTCATCACGGATAAACAAAGTGGTTGTGCCTGAGTTCATCACCCAAGGAGTTTTGTGCATCTTCTATCTTTTGTCAGGGCATTGGATTATGTCATTATTTTGTATTCCCTACCTCTATTATAATTTAAGATT GTACACTCAGCGAAAGCACCTGGTAGATGTTACTGAGATATTTAATCAGTTACCTTGGGAAAAGAAGCAAAGACTTTTCAAACTTATCTATCTTgtttctcttctctttctttccaTATTTTG GTTAATTTACAGTGCGTTGGAGGATCATGAATCTTGA
- the LOC120092788 gene encoding ATP-dependent Clp protease proteolytic subunit-related protein 2, chloroplastic yields MAVSSTPCLQPQIKVSQPPLSFTTKVYSGLKPQSASPFGGAKPNLTAEFYGKVHKSLQARAQNKKAARAQFQMMPIGTPRVPYRTPGEGTWQWVDLWNALYRERVIFIGQNIDEEFSNQILATMLYLDSIETSKKLYMYINGPGGDLTPSMAIYDTMQSLKSPVATHCVGYAYNLAAFLLAAGEKGNRCAMPLSRIALQSPAGAARGQADDIQNEANELLRIRDYLYDELSKKTGQPVEKINEDLSRMKRFNAQEALDYGLIDRIVRPPRIKADAPRKDAGTGLG; encoded by the exons ATGGCAGTCTCTTCTACTCCCTGTCTTCAACCTCAAATTAAAGTTTCTCAGCCTCCTCTCAG CTTTACGACCAAGGTTTACTCGGGACTAAAGCCTCAATCTGCTA gtcCATTCGGAGGAGCAAAACCTAATCTTACTGCTGAATTCTATGGAAAAGTTCATAAAAGTCTACAAGCCAG GGCACAGAACAAAAAGGCTGCTCGTGCACAATTTCAGATGATGCCTATAGGAACACCAAGGGTGCCTTACAGAACTCCTGGAGAGGGAACATGGCAATGGGTTGATTTGTGGAATGCCCTA TACCGAGAACGAGTGATCTTCATTGGGCAAAACATTGATGAAGAGTTTAGCAATCAAATTTTGGCCACAATGCTATATCTTGACAGCATTGAAACTTCCAAGAAACtctatatgtatataaatggCCCAGGTGGAGAT CTAACTCCAAGTATGGCCATCTACGATACAATGCAGAGCTTAAAGAGTCCTGTAGCTACCCATTGCGTGGGTTATGCCTATAATCTGGCAGCCTTTCTTCTAGCAGCTGGAGAAAAG GGTAACCGCTGTGCTATGCCTCTATCAAGAATTGCTTTGCAATCCCCAGCCGGAGCTGCTCGTGGCCAG GCTGATGATATTCAAAATGAAGCAAACGAGCTCTTGAGAATCAGGGATTATCTTTATGATGAGCTTTCTAAGAAAACAGGCCAGCCAGTTGAAAAG ATTAACGAGGACTTGAGTCGAATGAAGCGTTTTAATGCTCAGGAAGCTCTTGATTATGGACTTATTGACCGTATAGTTAGGCCACCTCGCATTAAGGCCGATGCACCTCGCAAGGATGCTGGAACAGGGCTTGGTTAG